Genomic DNA from Pseudomonadota bacterium:
GACAACGCTATTCGCTACAGTCCATCCGGTGGCACGGTGGCGGTTAAAGCTGAACGACAGGACAATCAAGTGCTGCTGTCGGTCAGCGACCAAGGTGTGGGCATCGATCCGCAAGATCTGCCACATATTTTTGATCGTTTTTTTCGCGGTGGTGTCGAACGCGGCGGCGCCTCGGGCACGTCCGGACATCAGCGATCGTCCACCGTTGGTCTTGGCCTTGGCCTGGCTGTTGCCAAGGCGATCGTGCAGGCGCATGGTGGAGACATCTCTGGTGTCAGCTCACCTGGGCAAGGCACCACGATTACCGCGCGGTTTCCGGTGACGCATGAAATTGCTGATCGTTGAGGATGATGCCCGCGTCGCGCGTATGATCGAACGTGGCTTAAGCGCCGAGGGCTACAACTGCACGGTGGTCGGCGAGGCGATCACGGCGCTCGATGCGGCGGTCGACATGGACGCCATTATTTTGGATCGGATGCTGCCGGGCGGGGATGGTCTTGATATATGCCGGCGACTGCGCGCGAAAGGTAATCGTGTACCCATCCTGATGTTGACGGCATTGGCGGAGGTGGACGAGCGAGTCGACGGTTTGCGTGCGGGTGCCGATGATTATCTGGCGAAACCGTTCGATTTCGAGGAGCTGCTCGCTCGCGTCGAGGCCTTGGTGCGTCGTGCGGCGCCACAAGTCGAAAGCCAGAGAATTGCCCTTGGCAGCTTAATCATCGATGTTGATCGTCATACTGTGCGCTTGGATGATCGCGATATTGCGGTCACCGCCCTCGAATTTGATCTTCTCAAACTGCTGGCACGCCATCCGGATCGATTTTGGTCAAGAGAACGCATTTTGAATCGCGTATGGCCGGCCACCTCAGAGCCGGAGACCAATGTGGTGGATGTCTATGTGAGCCGGTTGCGACGAAAGCTGGATCGCGACCAGTCGACCTCGTTGATCGAAACGCGGCGCGGGGTTGGCTATCGGTTGCGGGTACCGGGCCAATCAGAAAGCTAGTTATCCTTGATACAGGAACCTGCTACTCGCTAACCAATGTCGTCTCCACTGCTTCGTCCTGCAGGCACCGAGACGCTCGTGCTTAAGATGTGTAAGCGATTCGTTGGCCCGCGGGTTTTTAAGGTCGCCGGATCATCGAGTGGTCGTTTGTGCACACAACGTCAGCCGTAAAGCGCCGGGACGCCGACCTGCTGATGAATGGCGTTGACCTGCTCAGGTGACATTCCCAAGCCGCGGGCGAGTTGGTCGAGATACTGCGCTTCGGCTTGCGAGTCGAGTTCAATGCCAAGAAGCGACATCACATACACTTGCTGCTCCAGGCCGCGTGGAATGGCGCGAACAAACTCATCGAGGTCGAGTGGTCGAGCCATTTCTTTGTGAACGAAGGCGCGTTCCTCGTCGCTGACGTCGCCAAGATGCTCCAAAAGCTTGCGCTGTTCTGCCTCATCAAACTGGCCGTCTGATTTGGCGGCATTGAGCATGCCTCGCAACAGCAGTTCAGCGTGGTCGTTTTGCGTCGAAGAGGGCTCGGGTGCGCGCCGCTGGGATTGCCCGAACGCGGAATTCAATAAGTCGCCGAGACTGCCCGACCCGGCTTGAGAGGCGCGTTGGCCGCCACCCAACTGTTCCAGAAGATCCCCCAGGCCTCCGCCAGATTGTCCTTGAGCCCGGCCGCCCAATACACTGCCTAGCACGTTGGCCAGACTGCCGCTTGAGTGGGATGAACTCGATCCTTTGGTTAGATTTTCCAACAGTCCCCCAAGTCCACCCGCGGGCTGAGCGGAATCAGTACGCGAGCGGTTGGCTTCGCTCATCGAGCCTGGCTGGGAAGGCGAACGTTCGTTTCCGCGGCTAAGGCCTCCCACGCCGTCGGCGCCACCTATGCCCTGATGTCCACCGCCACGGGAGGCGATGCCCCCACCGAGTAGGCCACCCAGAACGTCGCCCAGTCCACCGGATTG
This window encodes:
- a CDS encoding response regulator transcription factor; the protein is MKLLIVEDDARVARMIERGLSAEGYNCTVVGEAITALDAAVDMDAIILDRMLPGGDGLDICRRLRAKGNRVPILMLTALAEVDERVDGLRAGADDYLAKPFDFEELLARVEALVRRAAPQVESQRIALGSLIIDVDRHTVRLDDRDIAVTALEFDLLKLLARHPDRFWSRERILNRVWPATSEPETNVVDVYVSRLRRKLDRDQSTSLIETRRGVGYRLRVPGQSES
- a CDS encoding tellurite resistance TerB family protein encodes the protein MNLVKTLAKVAMGVMVARGVGKLLGANRNVPPSSQGTSRGNPMPRSSTTGQSGGLGDVLGGLLGGGIASRGGGHQGIGGADGVGGLSRGNERSPSQPGSMSEANRSRTDSAQPAGGLGGLLENLTKGSSSSHSSGSLANVLGSVLGGRAQGQSGGGLGDLLEQLGGGQRASQAGSGSLGDLLNSAFGQSQRRAPEPSSTQNDHAELLLRGMLNAAKSDGQFDEAEQRKLLEHLGDVSDEERAFVHKEMARPLDLDEFVRAIPRGLEQQVYVMSLLGIELDSQAEAQYLDQLARGLGMSPEQVNAIHQQVGVPALYG